TTTAAGGAAAATAGAGGTAAAATCTATGCATTTACAAGGTTGGCTCGTTGGCACGAAGAAGTGGCTCAGTCAGGATTTAAGTCCTTCAACACCATATCTAGAACCATCCAAAATCACTACCAGACCATCATCAATTACTTCGATAACCGAAGCACCAATGCCGCTGCCGAATCCTTTAATGCCAAAATCAAGGCCTTTAGAGCTCAATTTAGAGGGGTTAGAAAAATCGAATTCTTCCTTTTTAGATTAACCCAGATTTATGCTTAAAAATCTTCAAGTCCACAGATTTATGACTTGATCCGAAATTAGCACCTCCCTCGTTTAAATATGAATTATTAACGCACAAAAAAAGGGACTCAGTTATCTGAATCCCTCTTATAATTTTGTGTGGGAAATACTGGATTCGAACCAGTGACCCCCTGCTTGTAAGGCAGGTGTATTTTTTCTTTAAACTCAAACATATATTTATAAAGGCACTGAAATACAGTTAAATAACGATAATTATTTTCTGATACTTCTGATTAAATGGTGCTGATTTGAATAAAAACCTTGACCTTTAGCTTGACCTAAATTAGAAAAATGGCTTCGGTAAAAATTCTATTGCGTAACAAATCGCTTAAATCAGGAAAGTACCCCATAATACTAAAATTATACGCCAGAAATGGTAAAACCTCTGTCATTACTACGGGGATAAACCTGAATAAATCTGAGTGGGATGCAAACAAGCTTTCAGTTAGAAGATCTGTAAACAACTACAAGGCAATTAACCAAGCACTGTTTGAAAGAAAACAAAAAATTGAAGAGCTTATAAATACGTTGGAAGCAGAAAATGCTAATTATACACTACAGGATATCAAAATTGGATACCAAGAAATTTTCCACCCGAATATTGAACCTCATGCAATTTCAATATTTGAATTTGCAAAACATAGGGAGGAATACTTTAGAGAACATTCCAGACATTCTTCCGCAAAATCATGTTATGAGACTGCAAGAAGCTTTAAGTCATACATCAAAAAGTCAATAACCTTTGACGATATTACCCCAGAAATTCTTGATGGCTATGAGTTATTTTTGAAAAAAGCTGGTGGTACCGAGGGAGGAATTAGTTTTAAAATGAGAGAGATTAGAGCATGGTATAACTCTGCAATTGAAAAAGGAAATGCAAAAAAAGAAAACTATCCGTTCAACACCTATAAGATTTCAAAGTTAAAATCGGACTATACTCCCACAACCTTATCACCAGAGGAATTTGAGAAATTTAAAAACATCAACCTTTCTAATCGACCAGATTTAGAATTAACTCAATTAATTTTTCTTTTTAGCTTTTACTCGGGCGGGGTTAACTTAAAGGATTTAGCATTTCTAACGAAAAAAAAGAACCTTAAAGATGGGAGAGTTCATTTTACCCGTAGAAAAACAAAAAAGAAACTTTCATTCCCTTTAAACGAAACACTATATGACCTTCTTAAACGGATGGATAAATTTACCGAAAAGGACTCACCTTACTTGCTACCCATATTAAACAATCAGGCAAAAACAGACATACAAATGGAGGGGCGTTATAAACGTCAGCTTAAGCGTCATAACAAAAACCTAAAAATCATTGGGGAGCTAATCGGGATTGAGAACAAAAAAATCACATCTTACGTGGCTAGACATGCGTTTAGCACAACTACCAGAGACAAGGGTGTTGGAATTGAGAAATTAGGACAAATTCTTGGGCACAGTGATATAAAAACAACCAAGGGATATTTTGGTCAGTTTTCTAACGAAGCTACCGATGAAGTATTAAATGACTTACAATGATTTCTGAGATTCTAAAGCATATACCCGATTCGATTGATCAAATAAAGACATATCGAAACCCCGCATTTCGATCTTCAATTCATACAGGTTCTAAAGGAGGCACTTTCTCCAAACTTGCTGGCAATAGGTTAAAGGAATTAAATCCCGCTTTTAAAACTCAATGGCCAAAATTCTACAACCAAAACGATTTCTTTTTAACGCTAAAAAAAGATTTGAATTGTCTGGATGACAATGGAATCCCAACTTTTTTAAAACTTCTTATTAGGCATTTGGAAAACAATAATGTTCCTAATCCTATCACGAAGAAGCATATTGATGAAACCGAAAGTCGACTTAAAATTCTGGTTAGTCTTCTTGAATCATATAAGCCAAATGATTCAAAAGAATTAATATGGAAGAAAAAGAATTTAAAAATTGCGAAGAGTTGGTACACCCAATTTCATCAGTGTGATGAAACAAACGATTGGTTAAAGCTGTACAAAAGCAAATCACATAAAAAGCATAGTTCAATTTTCATTTGCGATGAAGTAGAAGAGACAGTTTACACATCTCTCTCGGAAAATGGCATTTATAAAGGTGAAAAGGAGGATTTCATTAAGCTTTTCTCTCTCGATTATTGTAAATGTGAAATTGAATTTATACTACACTTTAAAACCATAGCAGACCTATTCTCACTATTTGAGAAACTTAATTCCAATAGAGCCTTAAGACGCAAATTCCAGCCTTCCGATTTGAAAAATCTGGTTAAAAATTTAATAGTTGATAGAGTTACGGTCATAACTCCAAAATCAAAAATAAATAAGCCCTGGACATCAACAGAATACTCTAAAAAATGGAATGAGTACTATATAGAAGAGAAACAAGGGAATTTTAGACTGGATTTACCAACATTTGAGAATTAGTTTCTAACAAGTCAGATCACGGATCTGACCATGAAATAATTTTTGTAAAAATCGTTGGGTACAATTACACGCAGAATAAAAATTTCAACCAAGGATAATTTTAATCTATTCAATTTTCAAGTTTTTTAGATTTGTTAAATCAACTATGACAACCAAAGAATCAGCAAACTTTATTTGGTCTATAGCAGACCTTCTAAGAGGAGATTATAAACAATCGGACTACGGTAAGGTAATACTGCCGTTAACAGTTCTAAGACGCTTAGATTGCGTTTTAACCGACACCAAAGAGAAGGTGTTAAAGAAGCTGGATGCGGTTAAATCCATGAACATCCAAAACCTAGACCCAATACTTAACAAAGAAGCTGGCTACAACTTCCATAACAAGAGTAAATACGATTTTGACAAGCTCATTGCCGACCCCAACAACTTGGCTTCCAACCTTAGAAACTACATCAATGGTTTTTCGGAAGATGCACGAGAGGTAATAGAGCAATTTGAGTTTGATAACCAAATAAGCAAACTTGAGGACAATAACCTCTTGTTCATGGTATTTAAACGCTTTCAAGAAGTCGATTTGCATCCCGATAAAGTATCTAGTATGGAAATGGGTTACATGTTCGAGGAACTCATTCGAAAGTTTGCGGAATTATCGAACGAAACTGCTGGAGAACATTTTACCCCAAGGGAAGTCATCAAACTCATGGTAAATCTCCTCTTTATGTACGACAACGACATGTTACGTAAGAAGGGTGTGGTGAAAACCATTTTTGATTGCTGTGCCGGAACAGGTGGCATGTTATCAGTGGCAGATGAATACCTAAACGAACTAAACCCCGATGCACGATTAGAATTATTTGGACAAGAAACCAATAACGAGTCTTACGCCATCTGTAAATCAGATTTAATGATTAAGGGGCAAAACCCTGCAAACATTAAAAAAGCGAACAGCTTAAAGCGTAAGGAAAGCGAGAAGCAAAAGCCTGACCAATTCATAGGACATGAATTTGATTACCTGATAACAAACCCGCCATTTGGCGTGAAATGGAAGAAGGTAGAAAAGGAAGTAAAAGACGAACATAATGAGCTTGGCTTTGCCGGACGCTATGGAGCGGGTTTACCGTCAGTATCCGATGGTTCTTTCTTGTTTCTAATGAACCTAATAAAGAAAATGAAACCTAAGGAAAAAGGTGGTTCTCGTTTAGCAATAGTGTTAAATGGTTCTCCTCTATTTTCTGGTTCACCAAGCTCAAAGAAAAATGAAAGTAGCATACGCCAATGGATAATTGAAAATGACCTACTGGAAGCTATTGTTGCCTTACCTAATCAGTTATTTTACAATACAGGCATTAGCACATACATATGGATTCTATCCAACCATAAACCAAAAGAGAGGCAAGGAAAAGTACAGCTGATTAACGCTGTAGATTTCTACAAAAAAATGAGCAAGTCATTGGGTGACAAGCGCAATGAGTTATCTGATGAACACATTGCCGATATCACCAGAATTTATGGCGAATTCCTTGAAGGTGAATACTCTAAGATTTTTGATAATGAAGACTTCGGATATCATAAGGTGACTGTAGAACGACCGCTTGTTGAAAAC
This genomic interval from Luteibaculum oceani contains the following:
- a CDS encoding transposase, with the protein product FKENRGKIYAFTRLARWHEEVAQSGFKSFNTISRTIQNHYQTIINYFDNRSTNAAAESFNAKIKAFRAQFRGVRKIEFFLFRLTQIYA
- a CDS encoding site-specific integrase, encoding MASVKILLRNKSLKSGKYPIILKLYARNGKTSVITTGINLNKSEWDANKLSVRRSVNNYKAINQALFERKQKIEELINTLEAENANYTLQDIKIGYQEIFHPNIEPHAISIFEFAKHREEYFREHSRHSSAKSCYETARSFKSYIKKSITFDDITPEILDGYELFLKKAGGTEGGISFKMREIRAWYNSAIEKGNAKKENYPFNTYKISKLKSDYTPTTLSPEEFEKFKNINLSNRPDLELTQLIFLFSFYSGGVNLKDLAFLTKKKNLKDGRVHFTRRKTKKKLSFPLNETLYDLLKRMDKFTEKDSPYLLPILNNQAKTDIQMEGRYKRQLKRHNKNLKIIGELIGIENKKITSYVARHAFSTTTRDKGVGIEKLGQILGHSDIKTTKGYFGQFSNEATDEVLNDLQ
- a CDS encoding type I restriction-modification system subunit M, yielding MTTKESANFIWSIADLLRGDYKQSDYGKVILPLTVLRRLDCVLTDTKEKVLKKLDAVKSMNIQNLDPILNKEAGYNFHNKSKYDFDKLIADPNNLASNLRNYINGFSEDAREVIEQFEFDNQISKLEDNNLLFMVFKRFQEVDLHPDKVSSMEMGYMFEELIRKFAELSNETAGEHFTPREVIKLMVNLLFMYDNDMLRKKGVVKTIFDCCAGTGGMLSVADEYLNELNPDARLELFGQETNNESYAICKSDLMIKGQNPANIKKANSLKRKESEKQKPDQFIGHEFDYLITNPPFGVKWKKVEKEVKDEHNELGFAGRYGAGLPSVSDGSFLFLMNLIKKMKPKEKGGSRLAIVLNGSPLFSGSPSSKKNESSIRQWIIENDLLEAIVALPNQLFYNTGISTYIWILSNHKPKERQGKVQLINAVDFYKKMSKSLGDKRNELSDEHIADITRIYGEFLEGEYSKIFDNEDFGYHKVTVERPLVENGKVITDKKGNPKADSSLRDTENIPLKEDIDAYIKREVLPHVPDAWVDKSKTLTGYEINFTKYFYQYKPLRSLEEIRADILKLEEQTEGLIKEVIS